A genomic window from Solanum stenotomum isolate F172 chromosome 10, ASM1918654v1, whole genome shotgun sequence includes:
- the LOC125843127 gene encoding uncharacterized protein At4g17910-like: MTLLVTFFILARRSGFSVSQEEGVRSLRTNISAYRVAMNFLACICILAVDFKIFPRRYAKTETYGTGLMDIGVGSFIVANALVSRQARGIAKTNLRNAISSTCPLIVLGFARIFFTSSVDYQVHVGEYGVHWNFFFTLAGVAILTSIINLPPSYCGILGWFILVGIIVILVHLRILVPSHMLDLSL; encoded by the exons ATGACCTTATTGGTGACATTCTTTATTTTAGCTAGAAG ATCTGGATTTTCTGTTTCTCAGGAAGAGGGGGTCCGATCTCTTAGGACAAATATATCTGCATACAGGGTTGCTATG AATTTTCTGGCATGCATATGTATTCTGGCTGTTGACTTCAAGATATTTCCTAGGAGATATGCTAAAACAGAGACCTACGGTACTGGCTTG ATGGACATTGGAGTAGGTTCGTTTATTGTGGCAAATGCATTGGTTTCACGACAAGCACGTGGAATTGCAAAAAC GAATTTGAGAAATGCAATTTCTTCAACTTGTCCACTCATAGTCCTGGGATTTGCTCGAATCTTTTTCACTTCAAGTGTTGATTATCAG GTTCACGTTGGTGAATATGGTGTGCACTGGAATTTCTTTTTCACTCTTGCTGGTGTAGCAATTTTGACATCGATAATTAATCTTCCACCGAGTTATTGTGGAATTCTGGGGTGGTTTATTCTAGTAGGTATTATTGTAATCTTGGTCCATCTCAGAATTTTGGTACCTTCTCATATGCTTG
- the LOC125842497 gene encoding eyes absent homolog, producing MDQKMNVYIWDMDETLILLKSLINGTYAEAFNGSKNIQSGVEIGKMWENHILQICDDHFFYEQVENCNMPYLDVLKQYDDGRDLTEYDFNKDGFGPPSDDLNKKRLAYRHRAVAHKYKKGLHSILDQDMIKSWSELYDVTDSYTDMWFSAARTCLEQCAVGDQDLASSTVSTNDAGDTIFQHVNILVTSGSLIPSLVKCLLFRLGDLIPSENVYSSWEVGKLQCFSWIKERFNGPNVQFCVIGDGWEECEAAESMRWPFVKIDPLPRSFHRFPGLTPKDLGHYFSVVYGNSDKKDNDILAPSGN from the exons ATGGATCAGAAAATGAATGTATATATCTGGGACATGGATGAAACCCTCATATTGCTAAAGTCGTTGATAAATGGGACATATGCTGAGGCATTCAATGGATCCAAGAATATACAGAGTGGTGTAGAAATTGGGAAGATGTGGGAGAATCATATTCTTCAGATATGTGATGATCACTTCTTTTATGAGCAG GTTGAAAATTGTAATATGCCATATCTAGATGTCTTGAAACAATATGATGATGGTCGAGATCTCACTgaatatgatttcaataaagACGGCTTTGGTCCGCCAAGTGATGATCTTAATAAAAAGAGATTAGCATACCGTCATCGGGCTGTAGCACATAAGTACAAAAAG GGTTTGCATAGTATTCTTGACCAAGACATGATTAAATCGTGGAGTGAGCTTTATGACGTCACTGATAGTTATACTGATATGTGGTTCTCAGCAG CTAGGACTTGCTTGGAACAGTGTGCAGTTGGGGATCAAGATTTGGCCTCCTCTACTGTTTCTACCAATGATGCAGGAGATACTATATTCCAGCATGTGAATATCTTGGTGACTTCGGGATCGTTGATACCCAGCTTAGTTAAATGCTTGCTCTTTCGCCTGGGTGATTTAATCCCTAGCGAAAATG TTTACAGCTCATGGGAAGTGGGCAAGCTCCAGTGCTTCTCATGGATAAAGGAGCGGTTCAATGGGCCAAACGTGCAATTTTGTGTTATCGGAGATGGATGGGAAGAATGTGAAGCAGCAGAAAGTATGAGATGGCCATTTGTCAAAATTGACCCGCTGCCTAGAAGTTTTCATCGGTTTCCAGGCTTAACACCAAAGGATCTGGGCCACTACTTCTCCGTTGTGTATGGTAATTCTGACAAAAAAGATAACGATATACTAGCTCCTTCTGGCAATTGA
- the LOC125842679 gene encoding NAC domain-containing protein 71-like, protein MAGTSLPPGFRFHPTDEELVGYYLKRKTDGLEIELEVIPVIDLYKFDPWELPEKSFLPKRDLEWFFFCPRDKKYPNGSRTNRATKSGYWKATGKDRKVVCHPAVVGYRKTLVFYRGRAPLGDRTDWVMHEYRLCDDVTQGTPSFQGPFALCRVIKRNDVSLKTKDVGGVKQIGCSTSTTSGAFTSVIEPPNALSDETPTQSAYMSNDSNYSTPITSPYQTTQFGDYESANLWMSSAMILDSSKECPQGQNASNYCPQYDFPSMTPWQPSDQSEFTSNSTFPNFRGEVELSGDLSSFGCMSPYSIHGSYVGFYGNEDMTYEGFDQNNSTKNPNLF, encoded by the exons ATGGCAGGAACATCACTGCCTCCGGGATTTCGATTTCATCCTACTGATGAGGAATTAGTTGGATATTACCTGAAAAGGAAAACTGATGGActtgaaattgaattggaaGTTATTCCAGTAATTGACTTGTACAAATTTGATCCATGGGAACTTCCAG AGAAATCTTTCTTGCCTAAACGTGACCTCGAGTGGTTTTTCTTCTGTCCGCGGGACAAGAAGTATCCGAATGGGTCAAGAACTAATCGAGCTACTAAATCTGGATACTGGAAAGCCACAGGGAAAGACAGGAAAGTTGTGTGTCATCCAGCAGTTGTTGGCTATCGCAAAACATTGGTTTTCTATCGTGGAAGAGCTCCGCTTGGGGATAGAACGGATTGGGTAATGCACGAGTATCGTCTTTGTGATGATGTTACTCAGGGTACTCCAAGTTTTCAG GGGCCTTTTGCACTTTGTCGTGTCATAAAGAGAAACGACGTTTCATTGAAGACGAAAGATGTTGGAGGAGTTAAGCAAATTGGATGTAGTACAAGTACAACAAGTGGAGCATTTACCTCAGTAATTGAACCACCAAATGCTCTTTCTGATGAAACGCCAACTCAAAGTGCATACATGAGCAACGATAGCAATTACTCGACTCCTATTACTTCTCCTTATCAGACAACACAATTTGGGGATTATGAGTCTGCAAACCTCTGGATGTCCTCTGCTATGATTCTTGATTCATCTAAG GAATGTCCTCAGGGACAGAATGCATCTAATTACTGTCcacagtatgacttcccgagcaTGACCCCGTGGCAGCCTAGTGATCAATCTGAGTTCACATCAAATTCAACTTTCCCGAATTTTAGAGGGGAAGTTGAACTTTCTGGTGACTTAAGTAGCTTTGGCTGCATGTCCCCTTACTCGATTCATGGAAGCTACGTGGGGTTTTATGGCAACGAAGACATGACATATGAAGGTTTCGATCAGAACAACTCAACCAAGAATCCAAATCTCTTCTGA